The Nitrospira lenta DNA window ACGGGCGTGAGCGTGTCGTCCTCGATGCCGATCGCCGGATAGTGTGCGATCATCCAGCTCATCACGCCGTTCGCCACCCGAGGCACATTGAGCGTGTTGGTCAGCGCGATGGGATATTCCAGAAAGCCCGACTCCGCCACCCAGGCCAGCCCGGTCATCTCTCCCGTGCCGTTAAGCACGAAGGAACCGGCCGCGACTTTCTTGCGCCACACATCGTCGCGCGGAATAATCACGGTTACGCCCGTGCGCACCGGCCCTTGTCCTGGCTTCAGCGCCCCCTCCCCGGAGATGAGTGTCTGCTGCCCGACCTTGACGCCAGGCACATCCGTAATCGCATTGAACGAACCGGGCGGATAGTTCCCGATGACGACTCCCAAATCACGAACACGCTGTCGTGCGTCTGCCCCCTCCGCCGCACCGGCAATGGGCCAACCGCCCCCTACTGCAATGCAGACGGCTGCCGCCAGAAGCGCGTGCCTAGATCTCATGACTGGATCCTCGATGCGGAATGGTCACGTCGATGGCGGGATGTTCATTCTGGATGGCGGCGCCCAACGACAGGGCCTGCTTCTCTTCTCCATGGACGATAAAGACTTTGCTGGGAAGGGGACTGATGGCGCGGACATAGGCCAGGAGATCGTTGCGATCGGCATGGGCCGAGAATCCGTTGAATTTCACGACCTGCGCCCGCCGCTTCGTCGGCACCCCGAAGATCGGCACGACATCCCAGCCTTCGACGAGCTTGCGCCCCAGCGTGTGCTCGGCTTGAAACCCGACGAAGACGATGACGTTCGCCTCATCGTCGATGGCATGCTTCAAGTGATGGAGGACTCGCCCGCCTTCACACATGCCCGACGAGGAGATGATGATCATCGGCCCCTTCATCGCGTTGAGCCGTTTGCTGTCGTCCGGCGACGAGATAAACCGAATATAGCGCGACGCAAAGGGATCGCCGTCTTCCGTGAATGTACGGTACGTTTCTGCGTCGTAGCACTCCGGATGGTGACGAAACACCTCGGTGGCCTTGGAGGCCAGCGGAGAATCAATGTAGATGGGGATCGGGTCGATGCGGTCCTCGACAACAAGCTCTTTAATCCGCATCACGAGCTCCTGGGTTCGCCCGACGGCGAACGCAGGGACGATGATCTTGCTCTTGTGCGCTTTGGCGTGGGCGATCAAGTCCTGCGCCTTTTGTTTCATTTCCTCGCCCGCTTGTTCGTGCAAACGATCGCCGTACGTCGATTCCAGAATGAGCACGTCACAGGGAGGCGGCGGTTCGGGATCACGCAAAATCGGCATGTGCGATCGCCCCAGATCGCCGCTAAAGAGGACGGTGGTCGTATTTCCTCTGACCGTGTACTTGACGCGGACCGCCGCCGACCCAAGGATATGTCCGGCATCGTGAAACGTCGCCGTCACCCGAGGAGCAATCTTGATGGTGTCGTCATACCGCACGCCGACGAAACGCCTGGTGATGGCTTCGACGTCATCGCTATCGAAGAGGGCCTGCACACACTTGGTGCCTCTGCGCCGCTCTTGCTTATTCACATAGCGGCAATCGCTTTCCTGTATCCGAGCCGCATCCTGCAGCATGATCGCGGTGAGATCCGCCGTCGCCCGAGTCAAATGAACTTTGCCGGAAAAACGCTGCTGCATCAGCATCGGCAGGGCACCGGAATGATCGATATGCGCGTGCGAGAGGAGGACGCCGGACAATGATCGGGGATCGAATCCCAGTGCTCGATTCTGCGCCGCCGCTTCTTCTCGTCGTCCCTGAAACATGCCGCAGTCCAACAACAGCCGGCAACTGGCCATCTCAAGAAGATGCCGGCTCCCCGTCACCGAACGGGCTGCCCCATGAAAGGAGAGTTTCATTGCGCCGGCCTCACATCGTGGGTGCGAGCAATCAGATCCCACGCTTCCTGCGCGGTCTCGGCATAGTGAAAGAGACCCAGGTCCTGCGGACCGATCAATCCTTGTTCGACGAGAAAATCCCAATTGATCGCGCGTTCCCAGAACGTCCGACCGACAAGCACGACGCTGACGCCGGTCACTTTGCCGGTTTGGATCAGGGTCAGCGTTTCGAACAGTTCGTCAAAGGTGCCGAACCCTCCAGGGAATGCGACCAAGGCTTTGGCGCGAATAAGAAAATGCATTTTCCGGAGCGCAAAATAGCGAAACTGGAAGCACAGCTCCGGGGTGATGTAGGGATTCGGGCGCTGCTCGTGCGGCAGGGTAATGTTGAGCCCGATGGACTTGGCCTGCACGTCCGCGGCGCCACGATTGGCCGCTTCCATGATGCCCGGTCCACCGCCGGTCACGATGACATAGTCGCACCGCCCGTCGATCTGACAGGAACTAGATACGAGCCGGGCAAATTCGCGGGCCACCTCGTAATACGCAGAGAGATCTCGTCGCCGCTTGGCGATAGCGACCTGACGCTGGAGCGCTTGATCATTCGGCTGCAACGCCGCGGCTTGTTCGGCCGCAAGCAAGGCCGCCACTGCAGCGGCGGGCTCCGGGACACGGGCGCTCCCGAAGACCACGACAGTGGATTGAATCCCCTGCTCTTTTTGAATGAGTTCCGGCTTGAGCAGTTCAAGTCCGACCCGGAGAGGCCGCAGCTCTTCCCGCTGCATAAATTCGGTATCGCGATCGGCGAGGATATACGATGGAGAAGCGAGAATAGCGTCGAAGAGGGAATGGTCTTCAGGAACGTTTGTACTCATGCCGGGCATTATAACGGGGCCGCACGGGCTCAGCAATTGACCCGATGCGCACTGATGCCTGTCAAATCAAAACGGCCAGAACCACAGAAGCGGCCGAACTGGCTCGTGCCTCGTAAATCCGAATATGCGCACAACTCCCTGAGCGTCATAATGGACATGGAATTGCTCCATGTCGATACCGGTCTTGGCAAGTGTCATGGACGGAGAATACGGCGAAAAGAATCGGAAGATAAAACCAAAATCCACGCCTGATGCTCGCGTATCGCTCCATTGATAGATCGTGGCTAACCCAAATTCCGATTCTATAATCTCGTCAGGGGCTCCGAGCTGCGCAACGACTTGCGGCATTGTGGTCATGCCTGACTGGATGAATGTGACGGTGGAAGGCGCGATCACATCGTTCACAACGATTCGGCGCACACTACAACCCGCCATGATGGCCGCACAGGTAACGACCAGCACCCCTCGCGAGAGCCACTGAACGATCATGCGATTAGCTTCCAAACGGCCACAGCTTGAATTCCACATTCGGCGTCCGCTTGCTGTACAAGACTTCTTCGACAAGACCGTTTCGTCCAAAGAAGACATAGAGATTGTCACTTTTCACTTCCATCCGAACGAGATTCAGAACCAGAAGTAGCAGGGCCGGCGATTTCCCATCGTAGTAGTAGTAGTGAAAGATTTCCCGATCATTCCCTCGCACCACGCGCTCGGGAGTTCCCAACAGAGCCACGACTTCGCTCATGGTACTGAGGCCTTTCTTGATCTGCGCAATCGATTCATCCCGCAGCGGCTCACCGAGCGTGCCTCGCGTAACCACGCACCCTTGAGTCAGAATCAAAACGGCCATGAGAACAATACCCGTACACCGTTTAAACATTGCGTCTCCTTGCTACGCTTCGTCGGGACGATCTTGTAAGCTGTGCGCATGTCCGAGCACGAAATCCGTTTCAAATACGGAATAGGATGAAGGCTTGAGCCCCACACGTCGATACACGTCTTGGGCGACGCTGTTTTTAGACTCCACGTAGAGACGCACGCCACAGACCCCCGGATCGGCCTTGGCTTGCTCGATCACCTTCGCGTGCATCTTCCGAAAGACGCCCTTCCGCCGCCAAGCCGGGGCGACGTACACGCTTTGGATCCACCAAAATGACGCATTGCGCCAGTCACTCCATTCATAGGTGATCATCAATTGGCCGACAACCTGGCTGGTCAGCGGCTGTTCCGCCACCAGAAAAAATCCATGGGTGGTGGAATTCAGCAACGCCCGCGTCCCGCGTTGCAGGCGATCCGCCTCCAACCGTCGACCTTCTGTTTCGAGCGCCATGGCTTGGCTAAATGCGACGAGACGCTCGATATCATCGAGGCGGCCCGATCTGATCGTCCAGTCTTGTGGAATAGTCATAATACTCGCTGTGCTGCGTGAGGGGGTTGTAACCAGCCCGGCGCGGGCTTGAATAGGCCTGCTGAGAACTCCATTTTCATCGCATCTTCAGCCGGTAAATTGAGAAGCTGCACCTCGCCTTCCGGAACGAAGGCGAGATAACCGGTAAATGGATGAATGGCTGTCGGAACAAAGACCATCAAAAGCCGATTGATGGGCGCGACTTGTAGTACGGGGGGAGCTGTTCCCATGACAAATCCCAATGCCCACAGTCCGTTGCGCGGAAAAGGAAACGCGACGACGGTGCTTTGACCGAACCTCGACCGAAAATTCAAGATATCGGTCATGCCCTTCATCGTCAGATAGATGCTACGCACCAGAGGAATTTGGTCCAACCGGCGTTCAATGTATGCCACGATCCGTTGACCGATCAGATGCGTCGTACACGCTCCCACGGTGATGACGAGGAGGATCATGGTGATGAGCCCGAGGCCAGGGATGTGAAGAGGGAATCGGTCTCCGACCATTGTGACGATTAACTCATCAAGGGTCCAAAATAAGGCCGTAAGGATGAGATAGGTAGCCCAAGCCGGGACGAGGAGAAAGAGGCCTGTCGCAAAGATCCGCCAGATATCTCGCAGCATGGAATTCTACTTGAATGATGATGGCCAACTGTGACTTCCCAGTGTAGCAGAAACTACCGCGTCACAGAAGAACTCCGCGCGCTCTTGATCTCACGATGTGCAGTGCACTATTCTCAAGGGTCTTGGAAATATTCTGCGCAGAGAGCTTCGTTCGATGAAGGGAAACCGCGATGGCTATTGATAAAGATCTGTTAGCAATTCTTTGCTGTCCTGAAACAAAACAGCCGGTCTCGCTGGCAGATGAGGGGCTCATTCAGCGGCTTAACGAGGCGATCAGTCGTGGCGGGCTGCTGAATAGAGGAAAGCAGGGGGTCACTCAACGAGTAGACGGCGGTCTGGTGCGAGCCGACGCAAAAATCTTCTATCCTATTCGCGAGAACATCCCCGTGATGCTGATCGATGAAGGGATTCTCCTCGAACAAATAGGATGAGTTTTGCCGCTTACCGAAATTGATTTATCCCAGCCAGGTAGCGATTGATTCAGCCCCTTGAACTCATTCCTAAGGGAATGAGCTTCCCTTTCTCTTTACAGTCTTTCAAATGCAAACGGGATTTAGCCGCCTGATATCCCAAGATCGACACTGTGCGTATCGGTCTTGGATCCGGTTGAAGTCCCGCAATGCTGGCAGAGATATTCGTAGAGATTGCCCGACGGCAAGACAAGCAGAAGCCGCTCTCTCGTGGGTGTGGCAACGCGACAATGGGGGCAATACAAAAGCGACGC harbors:
- a CDS encoding LOG family protein, which translates into the protein MSTNVPEDHSLFDAILASPSYILADRDTEFMQREELRPLRVGLELLKPELIQKEQGIQSTVVVFGSARVPEPAAAVAALLAAEQAAALQPNDQALQRQVAIAKRRRDLSAYYEVAREFARLVSSSCQIDGRCDYVIVTGGGPGIMEAANRGAADVQAKSIGLNITLPHEQRPNPYITPELCFQFRYFALRKMHFLIRAKALVAFPGGFGTFDELFETLTLIQTGKVTGVSVVLVGRTFWERAINWDFLVEQGLIGPQDLGLFHYAETAQEAWDLIARTHDVRPAQ
- the bamE gene encoding outer membrane protein assembly factor BamE domain-containing protein, producing MFKRCTGIVLMAVLILTQGCVVTRGTLGEPLRDESIAQIKKGLSTMSEVVALLGTPERVVRGNDREIFHYYYYDGKSPALLLLVLNLVRMEVKSDNLYVFFGRNGLVEEVLYSKRTPNVEFKLWPFGS
- a CDS encoding GNAT family N-acetyltransferase, whose translation is MTIPQDWTIRSGRLDDIERLVAFSQAMALETEGRRLEADRLQRGTRALLNSTTHGFFLVAEQPLTSQVVGQLMITYEWSDWRNASFWWIQSVYVAPAWRRKGVFRKMHAKVIEQAKADPGVCGVRLYVESKNSVAQDVYRRVGLKPSSYSVFETDFVLGHAHSLQDRPDEA
- a CDS encoding DUF502 domain-containing protein produces the protein MLRDIWRIFATGLFLLVPAWATYLILTALFWTLDELIVTMVGDRFPLHIPGLGLITMILLVITVGACTTHLIGQRIVAYIERRLDQIPLVRSIYLTMKGMTDILNFRSRFGQSTVVAFPFPRNGLWALGFVMGTAPPVLQVAPINRLLMVFVPTAIHPFTGYLAFVPEGEVQLLNLPAEDAMKMEFSAGLFKPAPGWLQPPHAAQRVL
- a CDS encoding cytoplasmic protein, whose protein sequence is MPMKNSRTNASKKADQFGALQASLLYCPHCRVATPTRERLLLVLPSGNLYEYLCQHCGTSTGSKTDTHSVDLGISGG
- a CDS encoding MBL fold metallo-hydrolase RNA specificity domain-containing protein; this encodes MKLSFHGAARSVTGSRHLLEMASCRLLLDCGMFQGRREEAAAQNRALGFDPRSLSGVLLSHAHIDHSGALPMLMQQRFSGKVHLTRATADLTAIMLQDAARIQESDCRYVNKQERRRGTKCVQALFDSDDVEAITRRFVGVRYDDTIKIAPRVTATFHDAGHILGSAAVRVKYTVRGNTTTVLFSGDLGRSHMPILRDPEPPPPCDVLILESTYGDRLHEQAGEEMKQKAQDLIAHAKAHKSKIIVPAFAVGRTQELVMRIKELVVEDRIDPIPIYIDSPLASKATEVFRHHPECYDAETYRTFTEDGDPFASRYIRFISSPDDSKRLNAMKGPMIIISSSGMCEGGRVLHHLKHAIDDEANVIVFVGFQAEHTLGRKLVEGWDVVPIFGVPTKRRAQVVKFNGFSAHADRNDLLAYVRAISPLPSKVFIVHGEEKQALSLGAAIQNEHPAIDVTIPHRGSSHEI
- a CDS encoding Trm112 family protein encodes the protein MAIDKDLLAILCCPETKQPVSLADEGLIQRLNEAISRGGLLNRGKQGVTQRVDGGLVRADAKIFYPIRENIPVMLIDEGILLEQIG